The genomic interval CAGTTCGGCCAGCTCCTCCGGGCCGAGCGACTCCTGGCGCACAAGCGTCTGCACCAGCTCCAGCGGCGAGCCGAACACCTTGTCCACCAGCCGCTTCAGCAGATCCGACTTGAATTCCTCCGGCGGCACCGCCGGCCGGTACACGTACATGCGCCCCTGCTTGCGAAAAGTCAGATAACCCTTGTCGGCCAGGTTGCGCATGACGGTCATCACCGTCGTGTAGGCACGGTCGCCGCCCAGGCGGGCGTGCACGTCGGCCACCGACGCCTCGCCCAGCTCCCAGACGACCTGCAGGATCTCCATTTCCGTTTCGCCAAACGGCACCAGTGCACGACGCATAGCACAACCTCCGGATTTTTCAATGTCAAGTTACGCTTTTAATCGTACTAAAATGATCGTAAAAAGTCAAGTCCTTCCTGCAATTTTTTTGCGGCATGGGGTTGTGCGGACGAGGTCGTGTCTACAGAAGAGAAGCGTTCCGTCATCGAAGCTGTCCGATGCGTACCGGAATTCCTGTCGTCGTCCTGCTGTTCGGGCTGGGCGTTGCCGCGAACGTCGCGGCCCAGTGCCCGGATACGACCGGGTGGGCGGCCATCGCCCGGGCGAGCCGGGCCGATCATCAGCGCATGCTGGAGCTACTCGGCATCGATCGGCTGCGGCCCGGCCCTTCGCCTCAGGAAGCCAACACCGACGAAGCCAGGGTGCCGCCCTACACCCTGCCCGACCCGCTGGTCACCTTCGACGGTCGGCGTATCACCACGCCCCGGGAATGGTGGGAGGTGCGTCGCCCGGAGATCGTCGCGGCGTTCGACCGGGAGGTCTACGGCCGCGTGCCGCCCGACGTGCCTTCGGTACGCTGGGAAGTGGTCAGCACCACCCGCACGGTGCAGGATTCGATCCCGGTCGTCGTCAAAAAGCTGGTGGGCCATGTGGACAACAGCGCCTACCCGGCCATCGAGGTACACATCGACATGACGCTGGTCACACCGGCCGAGGCCGACGGGCCGGTGCCGGTGATCCTGCATTTCAGCTTTGTCTGGCCGGAGTGCATGCGGCCGCCCGCCCCACCTCCCGGTCAGCGCACCTGGCAACAGCAGGTGCTGGCGCGGGGCTGGGGCTATGCCGAGCTGTACCCGACCAGTTACCAGGCCGACCACGGCGCGGGGCTGACCGCGGGGATCATCGGACTTACGAATCGGGGGCGGCCGCGCCGTCCCGACGACTGGGGCGTGCTGCGCGCCTGGGCCTGGGGTGCCAGCCGGGCGCTGGATTACTTCGAGACCGACCCCACCGTCGATGCCCGGCGCGTGGGCATTGCGGGGCTTTCGCGTTTTGGCAAGGCGGCGCTCGTGGCCATGGCCTACGATCAGCGGTTTGCGATCGGCCTGATCGGCTCATCGGGCGCCGGTGGCGCCAAGCTGCTCCGCCGCGTCTTCGGCGAGCAGGTGGAAAATCTGGCCTCGCCCGCCGAGTATCACTGGTTCGCCGGCAACTTTCTCAAATACGCCGGTCCGCTGACGCCCGACGACCTGCCCGTCGATGCACACCTGTTGATCGCGCTGGTGGCGCCGCGCCCTCTGTTCATCGGGGCCGGCCATCCCGAAGTCGAAGGGCACTGGGTGGACGCCCGGAGCACGTTTCTGGCCGCCGTCCATGCCGAGCCGGTATATCGACTGCTGGGGAAAGTCGGCCTGGGAACCGACGTCATGCCGCCCGTTGGCGAGCTGCTGGCCCGAGGCGAGATCGCCTTCCGCATGCATGAGGACGGTCACACGAACGGCCCCAACTGGCCCTATTTTCTGGAGTTCGCCAGCCGTTACTTTGAACCGGATCGAAACGGCCAATGAAATTGCTACGTCTTGCCGCCGTCGTCTGCGTGCTGCTTGCGGGCTGTCGCTCCGGCAATTCGCCCGATGCGTCTGCGCCGGAGGAGGTCTGGGTGGGCACCTGGGCCACGGCACCCCAGCTTGTGGAACCGCACAACATGCCGCCTCCGCCCGGACTGGCCGGCAACACGTTGCGCCAGATCGTGCACGTCTCGCTGGGGGGCGATCGCCTGCGCGTGCGCTTTTCCAACGAATACGGTAAGACGCCGATGGTACTGCAGGCGGTGCATCTGGCCGACGCCCGGGAAGGAAGCGCCATCGATCCGGCCACCGACCGGGCCCTTACCTTCGGCGGGCACCCTTCGGTGACCATCCCGCCGGGCGCGACCGTTACATCCGATCCGTTCGACTATTCGCTGCGGCCGCTGTCGAACGTGGCGATCACCATTTACTTTGGCGAGGTGCCGGCCGATCTCACCGGGCATCCCGGCTCACGCACGACGTCCTATCTGCAGGAGGGCAACGCCGTCGATGCCCCGGAAATGCCCGAGGCGGTTACGTTCGAGCGCTGGTACGTGATCAACGGGATCGATGTGGTGGCCCCGGAGGCCGCCGTGGTGGTCACGCTCGGCAACTCGATCACCGACGGGCGTGGTTCGGGAACGAACAAGCAGAACCGCTGGCCGGACGAACTGGCCCGGCGGCTGCAGGCCGATCCACGTACCCGGCACGTGGGCGTCGTGAACATGGGGATCGGCGGCAACTGTGTGGTCCGGCAATGCCTGGGCCCATCTGCACGCGAACGCTTTGCACGGGACGTGCTCCATCAGCCGGGCGCGCGCTGGGTGATCGTTTTCGAGGGCATCAACGACATCGGCGGCGCCGAAGGCGGCCTGGAAGGAGCGCTGGCCATGGCCGATTCGCTCATCGCTGCCTATCGCTGGATGATCGATCAGGCGCATGCCCGTGGCCTTCGTATCTACGGGGCCACGCTACTCCCCTTCGAAGGTGCCTTTTACTACACGCCCGAACGTGAACAGGCCCGCCAGCGCGTGAACGAATGGATCCGCACCAGCGGGGCGTTCGATGCGGTAATCGATCTGGACGCGGCGCTGCGCGATCCGTCGAATCCCGCCCGCCTGCATCCCGACTGGGACACCGGCGACCATCTGCATCCCAACGAGGCCGGTCATCGCCGCATCGCCGAAGCTATCGACCTGACGCTGTTCGTGGACGACGCCCCCTGAAATGGCCGGCCCGGCACCTGCACATGGGCGATTCGCTTTTGCCGGCGAGCGTGCGTATTTTTGGGAAGCTTCCGGAAAGACGATCCAACCGAAAGATACGCGATGGAACGTCGGCGCTTTCTGAAAAAGGCCGCGCTGGGTGCGGCGGCCACGGCCGTGCTGGCAGGCTGCGGTAATCGGCAGACAGACGAAGGCGGCGCGCCCGCCGTGCAGACGCTGCCCCGTCTGCGCTGGCGGCTGGCCTCGAGCTTTCCACGCGGGCTCGACACGATCTATGGCGCGGCCGAGGTGCTGGCCGAACGCGTACGTGCGCTGACCGACGGCCGCTTCGAGATCCGCGTCTACCCGGCCGGCGAGCTGGTGCCGGGCCTGCAGGTGCTCGACGCCGTGCAGAACGGCACGGTCCCGATCGGCCACACGGCCAGCTACTACTTCATCGGCAAGCATCCGGCGCTGGCCTTCGACTGTACGGTACCCTTCGGGCTGACGGCCCGTCAGTACAATGCCTGGCTGCTCGAAGGCGGCGGTCTGGACCTGTTGCGTGAGCTGTTCGCCGAGTTCAACATCGTGAACCTGCCCGGCGGCAACACGGGCGCCCAGATGGGCGGCTGGTTCCGGCGCGAGATCAACAATCTGCGCGACCTGCGCGGCCTGAAAATGCGCATTCCGGGCATGGGCGGTCGGGTCATGAGTGAAATGGGCGTGACCGTGCAGGTGCTGGCCGGCGGCGAGATCTACCCGGCGCTGGAACGCGGCGCCATCGACGCGGCCGAGTGGGCCGGTCCCTATGACGACGAGAAGCTGGGCTTTTATCAGATCGCACCCTACTACTACTATCCGGGCTGGTGGGAGCCCGGTCCGGCACTGACCTTCTACGTGAACCGCCGCGAGTGGGAGCGGCTGCCTTCGTTCTACCGGGAGGTGCTCTGGACGGCTGCGCTGGAGGCCAGCCAGACCATGGTGGCCCGCTACGATGCCCGTAACCCGGCAGCCCTGCAACGCCTGCTGCAGGCCGGCGTGCAGCTCCGGCGCTTTCCGGACGACGTGCTGCGCGAAGCCGCCCGCATCACCGAAGAACTGCTCGGACAGGAGCAGGACCCGCTCTACCGTAAGATCTACGAAGCCTACCGCAGGTGGCGGGCGCAGAGCTATCGCTGGTTCGGCACCACAGAGCTGGCCTACGCGCAGTTTGCCTTCCAGCTACCCTCCTTCCTCGAAACCTGAGCCATGCCCCACCGCGTCTGCGTCTACTGCGCCGCCAGCCAGCGGGTGGATGAGCACTACCGAAAGCTGGCCGAACAGGTGGGCGCGCGGCTGGCACAGGCCGGCTACGAGCTGGTCTACGGCGGTGGCGATGTGGGACTCATGGGCGCGCTGGCCCGTAGCGTCCACCGGCACGGCGGACGCGTCGTGGGCGTCATCCCCGAAGCGCTCCAGGAGCGCGAGGGCATCGCCTACGAACTGGCCGACGCGCTCATCGTCACGCAGACGCTTCAGGAACGCAAGGCCGTCATGTTCACGCGGGCCGACGCCTTTCTGGTGCTGCCCGGTGGCTTCGGCACGCTCGAAGAGTTTATGGAAGTGCTGACGCTGCGCCAGCTCGGCTACCACCACAAACCCATCGTGCTGCTGAACTACAGGGGATTCTTCGATTTGCTCCTGCGCTTTTTCGAACGGCTACGCCGCGAACGCTTCGTGCCGGACCACTGGCCGTTCGCCGTCGCCTCGGACGTGGACGAAGCCTTCGCCCTGCTGGAACGTGCCCTGGCACCTACCGATTCCTCCCATGCCGACCGTCCCTGAAACCGAACTGGCCCTGCTTCGCACCTGCTACGAGACGCTCGCGACCCTGCTCGACCGCGAAGGCGCGCGCTTCTTCGAAAAGCTACCGGGCTCCGACTGGACGCCCGCGCAGCATGCCTGGCACGTGGCCGTGGCCAACGGAATGATGTTCAAGGGCATTCGCCTGCTCTGTGAGGGACGCCACCCGCAGGCCAGACCGGAAGGTGCACCCAACGAGATCGGCCGCCACGTGCTGGCTACCGGCCGGATGCCGCGCGGCCGCGCCCGTGCTCCCGAAGCGGTGCGTCCCCCCGACACGCTCGACATCACCACACTCCGCGAAGCCCTGCAGCGCAGCCATCAGGGCCTCGAGGCGCTGGCACCGCTGCTTCCGCGCCTGTCCGCCGTGGTCGAGCGGGCACCCCATCCGTTTCTGGGGTGGCTCAATGCGACGGAGTGGCTGCAGGTTGCCCGCATCCACACGATGCACCACCTGCATATCATCGATGAACTCCTGGGAGCCTGAGGCGCATCATCTGTCCGTCACCCGTACGGCCCGGTAC from Rhodothermus marinus carries:
- a CDS encoding BlaI/MecI/CopY family transcriptional regulator; the protein is MRRALVPFGETEMEILQVVWELGEASVADVHARLGGDRAYTTVMTVMRNLADKGYLTFRKQGRMYVYRPAVPPEEFKSDLLKRLVDKVFGSPLELVQTLVRQESLGPEELAELQRLIEKLEESDDAA
- a CDS encoding acetylxylan esterase, producing MRTGIPVVVLLFGLGVAANVAAQCPDTTGWAAIARASRADHQRMLELLGIDRLRPGPSPQEANTDEARVPPYTLPDPLVTFDGRRITTPREWWEVRRPEIVAAFDREVYGRVPPDVPSVRWEVVSTTRTVQDSIPVVVKKLVGHVDNSAYPAIEVHIDMTLVTPAEADGPVPVILHFSFVWPECMRPPAPPPGQRTWQQQVLARGWGYAELYPTSYQADHGAGLTAGIIGLTNRGRPRRPDDWGVLRAWAWGASRALDYFETDPTVDARRVGIAGLSRFGKAALVAMAYDQRFAIGLIGSSGAGGAKLLRRVFGEQVENLASPAEYHWFAGNFLKYAGPLTPDDLPVDAHLLIALVAPRPLFIGAGHPEVEGHWVDARSTFLAAVHAEPVYRLLGKVGLGTDVMPPVGELLARGEIAFRMHEDGHTNGPNWPYFLEFASRYFEPDRNGQ
- a CDS encoding SGNH/GDSL hydrolase family protein — protein: MKLLRLAAVVCVLLAGCRSGNSPDASAPEEVWVGTWATAPQLVEPHNMPPPPGLAGNTLRQIVHVSLGGDRLRVRFSNEYGKTPMVLQAVHLADAREGSAIDPATDRALTFGGHPSVTIPPGATVTSDPFDYSLRPLSNVAITIYFGEVPADLTGHPGSRTTSYLQEGNAVDAPEMPEAVTFERWYVINGIDVVAPEAAVVVTLGNSITDGRGSGTNKQNRWPDELARRLQADPRTRHVGVVNMGIGGNCVVRQCLGPSARERFARDVLHQPGARWVIVFEGINDIGGAEGGLEGALAMADSLIAAYRWMIDQAHARGLRIYGATLLPFEGAFYYTPEREQARQRVNEWIRTSGAFDAVIDLDAALRDPSNPARLHPDWDTGDHLHPNEAGHRRIAEAIDLTLFVDDAP
- a CDS encoding TRAP transporter substrate-binding protein — its product is MERRRFLKKAALGAAATAVLAGCGNRQTDEGGAPAVQTLPRLRWRLASSFPRGLDTIYGAAEVLAERVRALTDGRFEIRVYPAGELVPGLQVLDAVQNGTVPIGHTASYYFIGKHPALAFDCTVPFGLTARQYNAWLLEGGGLDLLRELFAEFNIVNLPGGNTGAQMGGWFRREINNLRDLRGLKMRIPGMGGRVMSEMGVTVQVLAGGEIYPALERGAIDAAEWAGPYDDEKLGFYQIAPYYYYPGWWEPGPALTFYVNRREWERLPSFYREVLWTAALEASQTMVARYDARNPAALQRLLQAGVQLRRFPDDVLREAARITEELLGQEQDPLYRKIYEAYRRWRAQSYRWFGTTELAYAQFAFQLPSFLET
- a CDS encoding TIGR00730 family Rossman fold protein is translated as MPHRVCVYCAASQRVDEHYRKLAEQVGARLAQAGYELVYGGGDVGLMGALARSVHRHGGRVVGVIPEALQEREGIAYELADALIVTQTLQERKAVMFTRADAFLVLPGGFGTLEEFMEVLTLRQLGYHHKPIVLLNYRGFFDLLLRFFERLRRERFVPDHWPFAVASDVDEAFALLERALAPTDSSHADRP
- a CDS encoding DinB family protein, encoding MPTVPETELALLRTCYETLATLLDREGARFFEKLPGSDWTPAQHAWHVAVANGMMFKGIRLLCEGRHPQARPEGAPNEIGRHVLATGRMPRGRARAPEAVRPPDTLDITTLREALQRSHQGLEALAPLLPRLSAVVERAPHPFLGWLNATEWLQVARIHTMHHLHIIDELLGA